One window of Sulfurospirillum sp. 1612 genomic DNA carries:
- the tnpA gene encoding IS200/IS605 family transposase has protein sequence MKKNNQKLYGYQTTNRAKHNLKVHLILVCKYRKKLLVRGVETDTKNIIRDIESNSDFDIIEMETDKDHIHLMIQYIPRVSISAIVNRIKSISTKRIWKIHQQFLQKHFWKEKTFWTDGYFVCSIGEANPETIRNYIANQG, from the coding sequence ATGAAGAAAAACAATCAAAAACTATACGGCTACCAAACAACAAACAGGGCGAAACACAATCTAAAAGTGCATTTAATATTAGTATGCAAATATAGAAAAAAGTTGCTTGTGCGAGGAGTAGAAACAGATACTAAAAATATCATTAGAGATATTGAGAGCAACAGTGATTTTGATATTATAGAGATGGAAACAGATAAAGACCATATACACTTAATGATACAATATATCCCTAGGGTTTCCATATCTGCTATTGTCAATCGTATAAAATCTATATCAACAAAAAGAATCTGGAAAATTCATCAGCAATTCTTACAAAAGCATTTTTGGAAAGAAAAAACTTTTTGGACTGATGGATATTTTGTATGTAGCATTGGGGAAGCCAACCCTGAGACAATACGAAATTATATAGCTAACCAAGGCTAA
- the fic gene encoding protein adenylyltransferase Fic, producing MKKIDEQSLENAYRLFDNGDIENIEVGTIKGLQQIHLYLFDGLYDFAGQIRELNISKGNFRFANSLYLKDILPKIESMNEDSFEEIIEKYVEMNIAHPFMEGNGRSMRIWLDLILKERLQRVVNWQFVNKEAYLQAMERSPINDLELRTLLGNNLTDEINNREIIFKGIEQSYHYEGYEKSEPQKESAKKQEQSRP from the coding sequence ATGAAAAAGATAGATGAACAGAGTCTTGAAAATGCCTATCGTCTATTTGATAATGGCGACATAGAAAACATTGAAGTAGGCACAATAAAAGGGCTACAGCAGATACATCTTTATCTTTTTGATGGACTCTATGATTTTGCAGGGCAAATAAGAGAACTAAATATCTCCAAGGGGAATTTCAGATTTGCAAACAGTTTGTACCTTAAAGATATTTTGCCAAAAATAGAGTCAATGAACGAAGATAGTTTTGAAGAGATCATTGAGAAATATGTCGAAATGAATATTGCTCATCCTTTTATGGAAGGTAATGGCAGAAGTATGAGGATATGGCTTGATCTGATCTTGAAAGAAAGGCTGCAAAGGGTTGTAAATTGGCAGTTTGTGAACAAAGAAGCCTATCTTCAAGCTATGGAGAGAAGCCCGATTAATGATTTGGAACTTAGAACTTTACTGGGCAACAACCTAACAGATGAGATTAACAATAGGGAGATCATCTTCAAAGGAATAGAGCAGTCTTATCACTATGAGGGCTACGAAAAAAGCGAGCCTCAAAAAGAGAGCGCAAAGAAGCAAGAGCAAAGCAGACCATAA
- a CDS encoding RNA-guided endonuclease TnpB family protein, whose amino-acid sequence MLKAYKYRIYPTKEQITLIEKHFGSTRFLYNYFLEYRQKAYAKGNQKVGYMVTQAELTKLKKLKEYEWLNECGSQSLQMALRDLDSAYSRFFKKQGAYPKFKSKKHTSQSFTAPQNIKLASNRVYLPKFTKDGIKVKLHREMPNNAVLKQATVSRQNNQYFVSILIDDGNTIPKPTKAKNAVGLDMGLTDLIITSDGVKYSNNKYFVKSQQKLKKLQRRLSKKKKGSKNRQKAKLRVQKLHTKITNQRKDNLHKISNEITNQYDIICLETLNVKGMIKNHKLAKSIADVAWGEFMRQLEYKASWRGKTIIKIDQWFPSSQICSYCGASTGKKPLNVRKFDCPECHKKDIDRDINASINIRNYGLGQIDNRNTAGTVEV is encoded by the coding sequence ATGCTCAAAGCCTACAAATACCGTATCTACCCGACCAAAGAGCAGATCACGCTGATCGAAAAGCATTTCGGTTCTACACGGTTCTTGTATAACTACTTTTTGGAATACAGGCAAAAAGCCTATGCTAAGGGCAATCAGAAAGTCGGGTACATGGTCACACAGGCAGAACTTACCAAGCTGAAAAAACTCAAAGAGTATGAATGGCTTAATGAATGCGGAAGCCAGTCGTTGCAGATGGCGTTGAGGGATTTGGACTCTGCATACAGCAGGTTCTTCAAGAAACAAGGTGCTTATCCTAAATTCAAATCAAAAAAGCATACATCGCAGAGTTTCACTGCTCCACAGAACATTAAGTTAGCGAGCAACCGTGTTTATCTTCCAAAGTTTACCAAAGACGGCATCAAAGTAAAGCTGCATAGAGAGATGCCAAACAATGCCGTACTGAAACAGGCTACTGTATCAAGACAGAACAACCAATATTTCGTATCTATTCTCATTGATGATGGAAATACTATACCTAAGCCAACCAAAGCCAAAAATGCGGTTGGTTTGGATATGGGATTAACCGATCTCATTATTACTAGTGATGGAGTAAAGTATTCAAACAACAAATACTTTGTAAAGTCACAACAGAAACTCAAAAAACTGCAAAGACGATTATCTAAAAAAAAGAAAGGAAGCAAAAACAGACAAAAAGCAAAACTAAGAGTGCAAAAACTTCACACTAAAATTACAAATCAAAGAAAAGACAATCTTCATAAAATATCAAATGAGATAACCAATCAATATGATATTATCTGTCTTGAAACTTTGAATGTTAAGGGTATGATTAAAAACCATAAACTAGCTAAATCAATAGCTGATGTTGCGTGGGGTGAGTTTATGCGACAATTAGAGTATAAGGCAAGCTGGAGAGGCAAAACTATTATAAAAATAGACCAATGGTTTCCATCAAGCCAAATATGCTCTTATTGTGGAGCAAGTACAGGTAAAAAACCTCTAAATGTTAGAAAATTCGATTGCCCTGAATGTCATAAAAAAGATATAGACCGTGATATAAACGCATCAATAAACATTAGAAACTACGGCTTAGGACAAATAGATAATAGAAATACGGCAGGAACTGTCGAAGTATAA
- a CDS encoding HD-GYP domain-containing protein has protein sequence MNNNPILEFEKFIKNSKNNETSEHVRRVSSYTKQLCILLGIENEKTNIISKASVFHDIGKILIPDAILNKADKLNHEEWKTVKTHALLGYEMLKRSNNDIFQVASLIAYSHHEKWDGTGYPLSLRGDEINLFARIVAVVDVFDALCSIRSYKKEWAVEKALDYIADERSKHFDPGITDIFLKNSKLFIKIKNAHR, from the coding sequence ATGAATAATAATCCAATTTTAGAGTTTGAAAAATTTATCAAAAATTCTAAAAATAATGAAACATCAGAACACGTGAGAAGAGTATCCTCATACACAAAACAATTGTGTATTTTATTGGGGATTGAAAATGAGAAAACTAACATAATATCAAAGGCCTCAGTTTTTCATGATATTGGGAAAATACTGATTCCAGATGCGATACTCAACAAAGCAGACAAGTTAAATCATGAAGAATGGAAGACAGTTAAAACTCATGCTTTGCTTGGATACGAAATGCTAAAAAGATCTAATAATGATATTTTTCAAGTTGCATCTTTGATCGCATATAGTCATCATGAGAAATGGGATGGTACGGGCTATCCATTGTCTCTTAGAGGTGATGAGATTAATCTCTTTGCGAGGATAGTTGCTGTTGTCGATGTGTTTGATGCTCTCTGTAGCATAAGAAGCTATAAGAAAGAGTGGGCAGTTGAAAAAGCGCTTGACTATATAGCAGATGAAAGAAGCAAACATTTTGATCCTGGCATTACTGATATATTCTTAAAAAATTCAAAGCTTTTCATCAAAATTAAAAATGCCCATAGATGA